In Halogeometricum sp. S1BR25-6, a single genomic region encodes these proteins:
- a CDS encoding polymer-forming cytoskeletal protein, with amino-acid sequence MSLGSDPLDALEIPDGTTVEERALVTDGDVVVGGQSTVEFGVRGRNVVAGERVQFGGDIEAEGDCRLDVWCDVAGNVLVGQDAYLGERVHIGGRLMVSGDLDIGDDVDIEEGFEASGWIVIRNPVPTLVFYFIVLSQLLRLGENETADELAESLSGDGDVDPLVIPRGSTVSDDAWQASTPAVVGDNCRLHGNIRAESITVGEDDNIFGSLRARGDISVGSGTRVHGDVTTRDGTVTIASGARVLGDVSCAELELHEDAAVDGTMRAKGDMRIVRADVSRDAE; translated from the coding sequence GTGTCACTCGGTTCGGACCCGCTCGATGCCCTCGAGATACCCGACGGCACCACCGTCGAAGAACGCGCATTGGTGACCGACGGCGACGTGGTCGTCGGGGGACAGAGCACCGTCGAGTTCGGGGTCCGCGGCCGGAACGTGGTCGCCGGCGAACGGGTGCAGTTCGGCGGCGACATCGAGGCGGAGGGCGACTGCCGCCTCGACGTCTGGTGCGACGTGGCCGGCAACGTCCTCGTCGGGCAGGACGCCTACCTCGGCGAACGCGTCCACATCGGCGGCCGCCTCATGGTCTCCGGCGACTTGGACATCGGCGACGACGTCGACATCGAGGAGGGGTTCGAGGCCAGCGGTTGGATCGTGATTCGAAACCCGGTTCCGACGCTCGTCTTCTACTTCATCGTTCTCTCGCAACTCCTTCGATTAGGCGAGAACGAGACGGCGGACGAACTCGCCGAGTCACTCTCGGGCGACGGCGACGTCGACCCCTTGGTCATCCCGCGCGGTTCGACCGTCTCGGACGACGCGTGGCAGGCGTCGACGCCCGCCGTCGTCGGCGACAACTGCCGCCTGCACGGCAACATCCGCGCCGAATCCATCACCGTCGGCGAGGACGACAACATCTTCGGCAGTCTCCGCGCCCGAGGGGACATCTCAGTCGGGTCCGGCACCCGCGTCCACGGCGACGTGACGACGCGGGACGGCACCGTCACCATCGCGTCGGGGGCGCGCGTCCTCGGCGACGTCTCCTGCGCGGAACTCGAACTCCACGAGGACGCCGCCGTCGACGGGACGATGCGCGCGAAGGGCGATATGCGAATCGTCCGCGCCGACGTCTCCCGCGACGCGGAGTGA
- a CDS encoding DUF389 domain-containing protein, giving the protein MRELHLSVSADKRDEVVPVLDDNDIDYVTIPRDGDETFFMLPVPTAAVSTVLEGLEEADVDEESYTVVTKAETVEMSQYEGLRERYSATVRKLSKEELHAKVREMQWPYQIYYVGTVLSVLAAAAGLLLDQPALIIGAMIIAPQASSALAAPAGALLNDWEMFVASVREQFLSLGIAIAGATVFGVFLQWAGFVPATLEPSQIELVGVRLAPTFLSTTGAVIAGIVGAFGYTTEQSTAIIGVMIAAALIPSAAAAGLGIAWASPLLATGAFLLLLVNILAINLGVFVTLRVMGYVPDWREESESFRKSISPDNRMAVYGTLLVLLVSLVATGYLTGASVAFARSVNQEVEATFEQPEYANLSLSGVQVGYVGTSLEREPTSITVMVGRTSNHSYPDLAGRLERQVERATGRNVAVTVEFTEVRSSNRTRPPNPATA; this is encoded by the coding sequence ATGCGAGAACTCCATCTCTCTGTCTCTGCGGACAAGCGGGACGAAGTGGTCCCCGTCCTCGACGACAACGACATCGACTACGTGACGATACCGCGCGACGGCGACGAGACGTTCTTCATGCTCCCCGTCCCGACAGCCGCCGTCTCCACGGTGCTCGAAGGCCTCGAAGAGGCCGACGTCGACGAGGAGTCCTACACGGTTGTGACGAAGGCCGAGACGGTGGAGATGTCCCAGTACGAGGGGCTCCGCGAGCGCTACTCCGCGACGGTCAGAAAGCTCTCGAAGGAGGAACTCCACGCGAAGGTCCGCGAGATGCAGTGGCCGTATCAAATTTACTACGTGGGGACGGTGCTGAGCGTCCTCGCGGCCGCCGCGGGACTGCTGCTCGACCAACCCGCGCTCATCATCGGGGCGATGATCATCGCCCCGCAGGCGAGTTCCGCGCTCGCCGCCCCCGCCGGCGCCCTCCTGAACGACTGGGAGATGTTCGTCGCCAGCGTCAGAGAGCAGTTTCTCAGTCTCGGCATCGCCATCGCGGGCGCGACGGTGTTCGGCGTGTTCCTCCAGTGGGCGGGGTTCGTCCCCGCGACGCTCGAACCGTCGCAGATAGAGCTCGTCGGCGTCAGACTGGCGCCGACGTTCCTCTCGACGACGGGCGCGGTCATCGCGGGCATCGTCGGGGCGTTCGGCTACACGACCGAGCAGTCGACGGCCATCATCGGCGTGATGATAGCGGCCGCCCTGATTCCCTCCGCCGCGGCCGCCGGACTCGGCATCGCGTGGGCGTCCCCGCTCCTCGCGACGGGGGCGTTCCTCCTGCTGTTGGTCAACATCCTCGCCATCAACCTCGGCGTGTTCGTCACCCTCCGGGTGATGGGCTACGTCCCGGACTGGCGCGAGGAGAGCGAGTCGTTCCGGAAGTCCATCTCCCCCGACAACCGGATGGCCGTCTACGGGACGCTCCTCGTCCTCCTCGTCTCCCTCGTCGCCACCGGCTACCTCACCGGCGCGAGCGTCGCCTTCGCCCGGTCGGTCAACCAAGAGGTAGAGGCGACGTTCGAGCAACCGGAGTACGCTAACCTCTCGCTGTCCGGCGTACAGGTCGGCTACGTCGGCACCTCGCTGGAGCGCGAACCCACGAGTATTACCGTCATGGTCGGTCGGACCTCGAACCACTCCTATCCGGACCTCGCCGGGCGGTTAGAGCGGCAGGTCGAACGCGCGACCGGGCGGAACGTCGCCGTTACCGTCGAGTTCACCGAAGTGCGGTCGTCGAACCGAACCCGGCCGCCGAACCCGGCGACGGCCTGA
- a CDS encoding glycosyltransferase family 39 protein, which translates to MSDDSTDADGPTTEHPAPSRLRSALSSVDSVDRGRLAALCLALLAAAVALLVAAELFPYRSLNHDEGVYLQQAELLLHGRLFLRPPVEEAFRPWFFVESDRGLYSKYAPVPAAVFALGKALGGYPLALAGVAAGLVAGVVALGRELFDARVGALAGALLLLTPLFVVHSGVYLPYALTTALNVAFAVAYLRGERRGTLRDAAAAGLAVGAAFFSRPYTAVLFALPFVAHAGVTLLGSVRRGRLDRSLLARRLVTAAGGTAGVLAALGYNAVVTGDPLVFPYLAFAPSDGLGFGRRAILGHEVAYTPELGVRANALVLADLFSEWVVAGRVGTVLAALGVALALLGRSVVPGGRVRPGLLAATYLTVAAGNVAFWGNYNVLGALEDGSDGLVHYLGPYYHYDLVVPTAVFAALVLVAAADRFRRGVTARAADRDGRLLDAGRGRAFVALVLVVCAAAGGAVAVSAVDEVADRDAAVTAEYRAAYAPLADEGSTAAGTSLFSSSPPTVGASGEGDAVVFVPTPYGPWLNHPFQTLRNDADYDDGTVYALGDTRELAVAAAFPDRDLHRYVYAGSWVPTDDSTVRAAVVPVSRVSGERAVLDASFDLPEGAESATVRVHADDGSTYLVATDAEGSISLSAAAAPGRLTVSGPGLEPASGSGEEGNASVSLPLTDDDEVFVEVFVETGPASGFSYEVVFPVERIDRPDGEGVRALSPTVERCPVPTRCVPRAVDDSPSGVGVNATLSAVSDGADEPNESADG; encoded by the coding sequence CTCGACCGACGCCGACGGGCCGACAACGGAGCACCCCGCGCCCTCCCGCCTCCGCTCCGCGCTCAGCTCGGTCGACTCGGTCGACCGGGGCCGACTCGCCGCGCTCTGTCTCGCACTCCTCGCCGCCGCCGTCGCCCTCCTCGTCGCGGCGGAACTGTTTCCGTACCGCTCGCTGAACCACGACGAAGGGGTGTACCTCCAGCAGGCGGAACTCCTCCTGCACGGCCGACTGTTCCTCCGCCCGCCCGTCGAGGAGGCGTTCCGACCGTGGTTCTTCGTCGAGAGCGACCGGGGGCTGTACTCGAAGTACGCCCCGGTGCCCGCGGCCGTCTTCGCCCTCGGGAAGGCGCTCGGCGGCTACCCGCTGGCGCTCGCGGGCGTCGCCGCCGGCCTCGTCGCGGGCGTCGTCGCCCTCGGCCGGGAACTGTTCGACGCCCGCGTCGGCGCCCTCGCGGGGGCCCTCCTCCTCCTCACCCCCCTGTTCGTCGTCCACTCCGGCGTCTACCTGCCGTACGCGCTGACGACGGCGCTGAACGTCGCGTTCGCCGTCGCCTACCTCCGGGGCGAACGGCGGGGGACGCTCCGCGACGCGGCGGCCGCCGGCCTCGCCGTCGGAGCCGCCTTCTTCTCGCGGCCGTACACCGCCGTGCTGTTCGCACTCCCCTTCGTCGCGCACGCCGGAGTCACGCTCCTCGGATCGGTTCGGCGGGGCCGTCTCGACCGCTCGCTGCTCGCCCGCCGCCTCGTCACCGCGGCCGGCGGAACCGCCGGCGTGCTCGCCGCCCTCGGTTACAACGCCGTCGTCACGGGGGACCCGCTCGTGTTTCCCTACCTCGCCTTCGCCCCCTCCGACGGCCTCGGCTTCGGCCGCCGGGCTATCCTCGGTCACGAGGTGGCGTACACCCCCGAACTCGGCGTCCGCGCGAACGCGCTCGTCCTCGCGGACCTGTTCTCCGAGTGGGTCGTCGCCGGACGGGTCGGCACCGTCCTCGCGGCCCTCGGCGTCGCCCTCGCCCTCCTCGGCCGTTCGGTCGTCCCCGGAGGCCGCGTCCGCCCCGGCCTCCTCGCGGCGACGTACCTCACCGTCGCCGCCGGCAACGTCGCCTTCTGGGGGAACTACAACGTCCTCGGCGCCCTCGAAGACGGCTCGGACGGCCTCGTCCACTACCTCGGCCCGTACTACCACTACGACCTCGTCGTCCCGACGGCGGTGTTCGCCGCCCTCGTCCTCGTCGCCGCCGCGGACCGCTTCCGGCGCGGGGTCACCGCGCGCGCCGCCGACCGGGACGGACGCCTCCTCGACGCCGGGCGGGGGCGCGCCTTCGTCGCTCTCGTCCTCGTCGTCTGTGCCGCCGCCGGCGGCGCCGTCGCCGTCTCGGCCGTCGACGAGGTGGCCGACCGCGACGCCGCCGTGACCGCAGAGTACCGCGCCGCCTACGCCCCCCTCGCGGACGAGGGGTCGACGGCGGCCGGGACGTCCCTGTTCTCGTCGTCCCCCCCGACGGTCGGCGCGTCCGGCGAGGGAGACGCCGTGGTGTTCGTCCCGACGCCGTACGGACCGTGGCTGAACCACCCGTTCCAGACGCTCCGCAACGACGCCGACTACGACGACGGGACGGTGTACGCGCTGGGCGACACCCGCGAACTCGCCGTCGCCGCGGCGTTCCCGGACCGCGACCTCCACCGGTACGTGTACGCCGGGTCGTGGGTTCCCACGGACGACTCGACGGTCCGCGCGGCCGTCGTTCCCGTCTCCCGCGTCTCGGGGGAACGGGCCGTCCTCGACGCGTCGTTCGACCTCCCCGAGGGCGCCGAGAGCGCGACGGTCAGGGTGCACGCCGACGACGGGTCGACCTACCTCGTCGCGACCGACGCCGAGGGGTCGATTTCGCTGTCCGCGGCGGCCGCTCCGGGTCGACTGACCGTCTCCGGTCCGGGACTCGAACCCGCGTCCGGGAGCGGGGAAGAAGGAAACGCGAGCGTCTCGCTCCCGCTGACCGACGACGACGAGGTGTTCGTCGAGGTGTTCGTCGAAACCGGTCCGGCCAGCGGGTTCAGCTACGAGGTGGTGTTCCCCGTCGAGCGCATCGACCGACCCGACGGCGAGGGCGTCCGCGCGCTCTCGCCGACCGTCGAACGGTGTCCGGTGCCGACGCGGTGCGTCCCGCGCGCCGTCGACGATTCGCCGTCGGGCGTCGGGGTGAACGCGACGCTCTCGGCGGTCTCGGACGGGGCGGACGAGCCGAACGAATCAGCGGACGGGTAG
- a CDS encoding DUF4349 domain-containing protein, translating to MSQRRTLVLVCVVVLVALAGCNGAANGGDSGGMSTQVADGGAATEAAAAESTGGSGGSGSGGDASAQANVQTRQLIKTGTVAVEVDAFDASKANLTAAVQGYGGYVSDTSQERHSVGNETYTTGRLVLRVPAEEFDALVEDAKAEGDVRVVETNTEDVTDRLVDLEARLENLRAQRDQLRDLYEEANTTEDVLAVQRELSDVQGEIERLEAQKQSLEDRVAYSTLTVRLNEPRPTPNRIAPDRWYDTPVVSAFLQSVDGVFVVARALVVGAAYALPYVLAFVLPVALLGGLVWRFRHRLPRV from the coding sequence ATGTCACAGCGACGAACCCTCGTGCTCGTCTGCGTCGTCGTCCTCGTCGCCCTCGCCGGGTGCAACGGGGCGGCGAACGGCGGCGACAGCGGCGGTATGAGCACCCAAGTGGCCGACGGTGGGGCCGCCACGGAGGCCGCGGCGGCCGAGTCGACGGGCGGGTCCGGCGGGTCGGGGTCGGGCGGCGACGCGTCCGCGCAGGCGAACGTCCAGACCCGACAACTCATCAAGACCGGAACCGTCGCCGTCGAAGTCGACGCCTTCGACGCCTCGAAAGCGAACCTCACCGCCGCCGTGCAGGGGTACGGCGGGTACGTCTCCGACACCTCACAAGAGCGACACAGCGTCGGCAACGAGACGTACACGACCGGTCGACTCGTCCTGCGCGTCCCCGCCGAGGAGTTCGACGCGTTGGTCGAGGATGCGAAGGCCGAAGGCGACGTGCGGGTGGTCGAGACGAACACCGAGGACGTGACCGACCGTCTCGTCGATTTGGAGGCGAGACTGGAGAACCTCCGCGCGCAACGCGACCAACTCCGCGACCTGTACGAGGAGGCGAACACGACCGAAGACGTGCTGGCGGTCCAACGGGAACTCTCCGACGTGCAGGGGGAGATAGAGCGACTGGAGGCGCAAAAGCAGAGTCTGGAGGACCGCGTCGCCTACTCCACCCTGACCGTCCGACTGAACGAACCGCGGCCGACGCCGAACCGCATCGCGCCGGACCGCTGGTACGACACGCCGGTCGTCTCGGCGTTCCTCCAGTCCGTCGACGGCGTCTTCGTCGTCGCCCGCGCCCTCGTCGTCGGCGCCGCCTACGCGCTTCCGTACGTCCTCGCGTTCGTCCTGCCCGTCGCCCTCCTCGGCGGATTGGTCTGGCGGTTCCGCCACCGCCTCCCGCGCGTCTGA
- a CDS encoding dolichyl-phosphate hexose transferase, which yields MSERTYGLDDVSVVMGAYNEVEAIESVLADVDAATDGRAEVVVVDSSDDGTAAVARDRGATVVKQPPKGYGAAVERALREASNPVRITTDCDGTYPMDRIPDFLELVNEGYDVVSGDRLYHGAEAMPALNRLGNRAFAAIASLLSGDRLYDVTTGMRAYHEDVVESIRWTENTGLSAELLLRPAMRGYRIRQEPIDYAERLGETKLDPFTGGGEIAASILRVCVEERRRQPGR from the coding sequence ATGAGCGAGCGAACGTACGGTCTCGACGACGTGAGCGTCGTCATGGGGGCGTACAACGAGGTGGAGGCCATCGAGTCGGTCCTCGCGGACGTCGACGCCGCGACCGACGGGAGAGCGGAAGTGGTCGTCGTCGATAGCTCCGACGACGGCACCGCCGCCGTCGCCCGCGACCGCGGCGCGACGGTCGTGAAACAACCCCCGAAGGGGTACGGCGCGGCGGTCGAACGGGCGTTGCGCGAGGCGTCGAATCCGGTTCGAATCACGACGGACTGCGACGGGACGTACCCGATGGACCGCATCCCCGACTTCCTCGAACTGGTGAACGAGGGGTACGACGTGGTGAGCGGCGACCGACTGTACCACGGGGCCGAGGCGATGCCGGCGCTGAACCGCCTCGGCAACCGCGCCTTCGCGGCCATCGCGAGCCTCCTCTCCGGCGACCGACTGTACGACGTGACGACCGGCATGCGCGCCTACCACGAGGACGTCGTCGAGTCGATTCGCTGGACGGAGAACACGGGGCTGTCCGCCGAACTTCTCCTCCGACCGGCGATGCGGGGCTACCGGATTCGACAGGAACCAATCGACTACGCCGAGCGACTCGGGGAGACGAAACTCGACCCGTTCACCGGCGGCGGCGAGATAGCCGCCTCCATCCTCCGCGTCTGCGTCGAGGAGCGACGACGGCAACCGGGTCGGTGA
- a CDS encoding redox-regulated ATPase YchF, with amino-acid sequence MLSVALAGKPNAGKSTFYKAATLADVDVGNYPFTTIDPNRGVSYARTRCPCLDRDERCGNCEGGVRYVGVELLDVAGLVPGAHEGRGLGNQFLDALTNADVILAVVDASGSTNEEGEPVEVGTYDPVEEADFVEEELEQWLAGIIEKNWESVVRKSRSPDFDIDEALSEMLTGFGATEYDVAASLRALEYPEDPKQWTDEHREALASDVRARTKPIVLVANKADIAPPENLERLRETDKPVVAATADGELALRKAAEAGVVDYLPGDDGFDIVGDVSDAQATGLEKIREVVESNSGTGVQEAINTAVYDVLDMVTAYPVQNETKWTDGTGEMLPDAFLLERGSTPADLAYAVHSDIGEGYLHAVDARSARRISEDYELDEGDVIKIVSTAN; translated from the coding sequence ATGCTCTCTGTCGCTCTCGCTGGCAAGCCCAACGCGGGCAAGTCAACCTTCTACAAGGCGGCGACGCTGGCGGACGTCGACGTGGGGAACTACCCGTTCACGACCATCGACCCCAATCGAGGGGTCAGTTACGCCCGAACGCGGTGTCCCTGCCTCGACCGGGACGAACGCTGCGGCAACTGCGAGGGCGGCGTGCGCTACGTCGGCGTCGAACTCCTCGACGTGGCCGGCCTCGTCCCCGGCGCGCACGAGGGTCGGGGGCTGGGCAACCAGTTCCTCGACGCCCTCACGAACGCCGACGTCATCCTCGCCGTCGTCGACGCCTCCGGCAGCACCAACGAAGAAGGCGAACCCGTCGAGGTCGGGACGTACGACCCCGTCGAGGAAGCGGACTTCGTCGAGGAGGAGTTAGAGCAGTGGCTCGCCGGCATCATCGAGAAGAACTGGGAGTCGGTCGTCCGCAAGTCCCGGTCGCCCGACTTCGACATCGACGAGGCGCTCTCGGAGATGCTGACGGGGTTCGGCGCGACGGAGTACGACGTGGCGGCCTCCCTGCGCGCCTTGGAGTACCCCGAGGACCCGAAACAGTGGACCGACGAGCACCGCGAGGCCCTCGCGAGCGACGTGCGCGCGCGGACGAAGCCCATCGTCCTCGTCGCCAACAAGGCCGACATCGCGCCCCCGGAGAACCTCGAACGCCTGCGCGAGACGGACAAACCCGTCGTCGCCGCCACCGCTGACGGCGAACTCGCCCTGCGGAAGGCCGCCGAGGCCGGCGTCGTCGACTACCTCCCCGGCGACGACGGCTTCGACATCGTCGGCGACGTGAGCGACGCGCAGGCGACGGGGTTAGAGAAGATACGCGAGGTAGTCGAATCGAACAGCGGGACCGGCGTACAGGAGGCCATCAACACCGCCGTCTACGACGTGCTCGACATGGTGACCGCCTATCCCGTCCAGAACGAGACGAAGTGGACCGACGGCACCGGCGAGATGCTCCCGGACGCCTTCCTCCTCGAACGCGGGTCGACGCCGGCGGACCTCGCGTACGCCGTTCACTCGGACATCGGCGAGGGCTACCTCCACGCGGTGGACGCGCGGTCGGCCCGCCGCATCTCCGAGGACTACGAACTGGACGAGGGCGACGTGATAAAGATAGTCAGCACCGCGAACTGA
- a CDS encoding SOS response-associated peptidase, producing the protein MCGRYSLFTPAEELEARFDAAFETPPDPRYNCAPGQELPVVANDDPDAFRSLTWGLVPSWADDRSGGVINARAETVREKPSFREAFERRRCLVPADGFYEWVSTESGKQPYRVAFEDDRPFAMAGLWERWKPEQTQTGLGDFAGGGSAEDAEAEVLETFAVVTAEPNDLVSDLHHRMSVILAPEEEETWLRGDGEEAASLLDTFPDREMRAYPVSTRVNSPANDDADIVEPVDG; encoded by the coding sequence ATGTGTGGCCGGTACAGCCTGTTCACCCCGGCGGAGGAGCTAGAAGCGCGGTTCGACGCCGCGTTCGAGACGCCGCCGGACCCGCGGTACAACTGCGCGCCGGGGCAGGAACTCCCCGTTGTAGCGAACGACGACCCCGACGCCTTCCGGTCGCTGACGTGGGGACTCGTCCCCTCGTGGGCCGACGACCGGTCGGGCGGCGTCATCAATGCGCGGGCGGAGACGGTGCGCGAGAAGCCGAGTTTCCGCGAGGCGTTCGAGCGCCGGCGCTGTCTCGTCCCCGCCGACGGCTTCTACGAGTGGGTGAGTACGGAGAGCGGGAAACAGCCCTACCGGGTCGCCTTCGAGGACGACCGGCCGTTCGCGATGGCGGGACTCTGGGAGCGCTGGAAGCCGGAACAGACCCAGACCGGCCTCGGCGACTTCGCCGGCGGGGGGAGCGCCGAGGACGCCGAGGCGGAGGTGCTGGAGACGTTCGCCGTCGTCACCGCCGAACCGAACGACCTCGTCTCCGACCTCCACCACCGGATGTCGGTCATCCTCGCGCCCGAGGAGGAGGAGACGTGGCTCCGCGGGGACGGCGAGGAGGCTGCGTCGCTGCTCGATACGTTCCCCGACAGGGAGATGCGCGCGTACCCCGTCTCGACGCGGGTGAACAGCCCCGCGAACGACGACGCCGACATCGTCGAACCGGTCGACGGCTGA
- a CDS encoding DUF5800 family protein, whose amino-acid sequence MTVLSFDDKGVDVEYEGTEFRLEKALIEDATEKSYPDVTDHEVLQIVEKNPALSGEPRRIRDILNT is encoded by the coding sequence ATGACGGTTTTGTCGTTCGACGACAAAGGCGTGGACGTCGAGTACGAGGGGACCGAGTTCCGCCTCGAAAAGGCGCTCATCGAGGACGCCACCGAGAAGTCCTACCCCGACGTCACCGACCACGAAGTACTGCAAATCGTCGAGAAGAACCCCGCGCTCAGCGGCGAACCGCGCCGCATCCGAGATATCCTGAACACCTGA
- a CDS encoding ribonuclease H-like domain-containing protein → MRIENSFIPVRGVGERTERGLWEEGVLTWEAFDPRSAPVGEKTGERIETFVADSLERLDDGDAHYFGEVFPSGERWRLYENFREDTCFFDIETTGLDAASNDVTTVSFHRDGETTTLVRGEDLTAERLREQFADAALVASFNGKRFDVPFLEENFDISVDAPHVDLMYPCRRLDLTGGLKSIEKEVGIDRDRPDLSGRDAVRLWHRYERDGDEDALDTLVSYNRDDTANLANLMDIVADSLHADSLGPFVDGTNADSTRSPAER, encoded by the coding sequence ATGCGTATCGAGAACAGTTTCATCCCCGTCCGCGGCGTGGGCGAACGGACCGAACGGGGCCTGTGGGAGGAGGGCGTCCTGACGTGGGAGGCGTTCGACCCGCGGTCGGCGCCGGTAGGCGAGAAGACGGGCGAGCGAATCGAGACGTTCGTCGCCGACTCGCTCGAACGACTCGACGACGGCGACGCGCACTACTTCGGCGAGGTGTTCCCCTCGGGCGAGCGCTGGCGCCTCTACGAGAACTTCCGCGAGGACACCTGCTTTTTCGACATCGAGACGACCGGACTCGACGCCGCGAGCAACGACGTGACCACCGTCTCCTTCCACCGCGACGGCGAAACGACGACGCTCGTCCGCGGCGAGGACTTGACCGCCGAACGCCTCCGCGAGCAGTTCGCGGACGCCGCCCTCGTCGCCTCGTTCAACGGCAAGCGCTTCGACGTTCCCTTCCTGGAGGAGAACTTCGATATCTCCGTCGACGCGCCGCACGTCGACCTGATGTACCCCTGCCGCCGCCTCGACCTGACGGGCGGGCTGAAGTCCATCGAGAAGGAGGTCGGCATCGACCGCGACAGACCTGACCTCTCGGGCCGCGACGCGGTGCGACTCTGGCACCGGTACGAGCGCGATGGCGACGAGGACGCCCTCGACACCCTCGTCTCGTACAACCGCGACGACACTGCCAACCTGGCGAACCTGATGGACATCGTCGCCGACTCGCTGCACGCCGACTCGCTCGGCCCGTTCGTCGACGGCACGAACGCCGATTCGACCCGCTCCCCGGCCGAGCGGTGA